DNA from Terriglobia bacterium:
CGCCTGCTCGACGGCGGCCCCCACCGAATGCGTGACCACGACGCGCTGCGTCTCCCGCCGCGGCTTCGCCTTCTGCTGCACGATCCCGCAGTGCCCGTGGCTCATGTACTCGCACAGGCAGACGTCGCCGACCACCATCAGGCCCGGCGCCTCGCGTTTGATCGCCCGCGTGGCGCGCTGCACGATGCCGTCGTCTTCCCACGCGCCGGTGGCGATCTCGTCCTTCTTCTCCGGCAGGCCGAACAGGATGACCGCCGGAATGCCGAGCGACTTCACCTCGCGCGCTTCCTTCACCGCCTCGTCCACCGACAGGTTGAAGACACCGGGCATGGAGCGGATTTCCTTGCGCACGCCCTCACCCGGGCAGACGAACAGCGGATAGATGAATCCCTCGGGGGTCAGGCGGGTTTCACGCACGAACGAACGCAGGGCGTCGCTGGAGCGCAGGCGGCGTGGACGCTGAATAGGGAAGCTCATCATGACCTCGCGTAAAAGTAAATTCTAGCACCGGGAATCGCGCAGCGATTCGTGCCAGGCATGATTAAGCGAGGTGTGATGGCGGTCACAGACGGAGGTGATGGAAGTTGGCGGGAGATCGGGTGACCAAGGCCGAGTCCCCCCGGGCCCGGCCATGATCGCCCGGTCAACCGATGGTGCTACGCCGAGACAACCGTCGCACGTTCCGGTTCCACCAATTTGGGGGAGGTAGAAATCGAAACAGATGGCGCGCTCTGCCGCGTCGATTCAGAGCGCCGCATATCGATGCTGCCCTTGAAGTACGCTCCTTCCTCGATGCTGACGCTGTGCGCCGAAACGTCGCCCACCAGCGAACCGCCGTTGCGGATGTCAATGCGCTCGCTAACGTTCACTTGGCCGGTGAGCGTTCCGCGCACTACCACCTCGCGCGCGCTGATGTCGGACTGCACTACCGCCTCCGGCCCGATGTTCAGGTAGGCGCCTTCCAGTCCGATACGTCCCTTCACGCGTCCTTCGATGTGCAGTGCCTCGGCCCCGGTAATGTCGCCAGCAATGGTGATGGTCTTGCCGATCACCGCCGCCCCCGGCTGCGGCAACGCC
Protein-coding regions in this window:
- a CDS encoding polymer-forming cytoskeletal protein; amino-acid sequence: MTEPLVESPRPPNTIAARVSALPQPGAAVIGKTITIAGDITGAEALHIEGRVKGRIGLEGAYLNIGPEAVVQSDISAREVVVRGTLTGQVNVSERIDIRNGGSLVGDVSAHSVSIEEGAYFKGSIDMRRSESTRQSAPSVSISTSPKLVEPERATVVSA